ATTTAAGTAAACTATCAGTCGATCGGTTGAAAATTGACCAAAGTTTCATTTCACACTCCCAGGAGAACCGGGAAATCATATCAACGATTGTCTCAATGGCAACGAACCTGAAGTTAAAGGTCATTGCCGAGGGTGTTGAAACGGCATCCCAAATCGACCTGTTAAAATCACTTGGCTGTCAAGAAGTCCAGGGCTATTTCTACTCGCCCCCTTTGCCATCAAATGAATATGAAATAATGATGAACAAGGAGCTCCAGGAGAGCTGACGCCTTTTTTGACTGGACGTGCAGATTATGTTATTATTCCTTTTATAAAAAGTCCTCTAGGGTTCCGCAGCGCTTTTGCTGGACTGGTCCGAGAGAGGGCGCACAGGAATACCTGTGTACACGGAGGGACAAAAACCCGGGAGATATCCATTGATATCTTCCGGGTTTTTTTAGTCTTGCTCAAGCACATACAGGGCCTGCGCTTTTATCACGGAAGGAGTTAAGGATTATGGCTTGGTTTTATTTAGTAATAGCTGGTATATTTGAAATCGTTTGGGCGATTGGCCTAAAGTATACAGAAGGATTCACCAAAGCTGTACCATCATTGGTCACTCTGGCAGGGATGGCAATAAGCTTTTATTTTTTGTCTATGGCAGTCAAAACCTTGCCAATTGGTACTGCATATGCAATCTGGACAGGAATAGGAGCTGCAGGCGCAGTCATTCTCGGGATTGTCCTGTTTGGAGAGCCGCGCAATCTTCTAAGGCTGATGTTCGTAGCCTTCATTCTGGTTGGGATCATCGGCCTTAAGGCAACGTCCGGAAACAATTAGTCATATTTCAAAGCAGACTCATAAATGATTGCAGTCTGCTTTTTGATTTTCTATTTGCAAAATTACCCAAGTTATATTATGATGCGGATATATACCTTTTAATACTAGGTAGGTGATAGGATGTTTAACCGTGAACTGTTAAAAGGAAGCACATCGCTGGTGCTGCTTCAGCTGTTGAATGAACGGGATATGTATGGTTACGAACTTGTGAAAGAACTGGATAAGCGCAGTGATCATAGTCTTCAGGTAAAAGAAGGGACCTTGTATCCAGCCCTGCATAAACTTGAAAAGCAGGAATACATTGAATTTTACTGGCAGGAGCAGGAAAAAGGACCGGCGAGGAAATATTATCGGATCACTGAAGAAGGAAGAGAAGTCCTCATAGAGAAGACAGAAGAGTGGCAGCAATTCGTCAATGTCATGAACAAAGTAATCAGGAGAACGAAAAATGATCCAGTTAAAGACTGACTTCCTCAACGAGCTTGGCAGGCATCTCGGGAAGCATAATGACAAAGAACAAATTTTAGCTGAATATGACAACCATATCTCAGAAATGCTTGAAGAGTTCAATGACAGTGAAAGAGAAGAGTCGGATATTATCATTGAATTTTATGCAAGATTGGGGACTCCGGAAGAGATTGCAGATAGCTGGAGGGAAGAACTATCAGCGACACCAATGAAGACTCAATGGATTTTCATTTTGGCCAACCTGATTTTCTTCGCTGGAGGAACCATCCTGACTCTGGTACATAATCTTTTTGATTTCCCTTTCATTGACATGGCATGGAAAAGCCTCACATCGATACCTGCTGTGATCATTTTGCTATATCTCTTTTTTTGGGCATTGCTTGGATATGAGATAGGCAAAGGCTTTGGCCATAAAGGGAGAAGATTGATGAAAAAGACTTTTATCCTCTCTATATTGCCGAACGTCATTCTTATGAACCTGACTTTGTTCAGGCTAATACCGCATGACTGGTTCCAGCCGCTGCTTAGCCCGATATTCATAATTATTTGTATTCTTTTTACGGCGCTATTGTATCCAATTTGCTGGATTGGATATAGATGGGGGAAAAAAGCTTCCATCTAATTTTTTTGGTCTAATACATAGAAATTCTATGTATATAGAATAACAAAGCGTTTTTTTTAACTATATACCTAGTTATTCTAGGTGAAGGGAGAGATTGAAAATGGATTATAAACTGAAAAAAGAAGACTGGATATTTTTCCTGATCTGTATTGCTTTAGGCATTTTGGCGGAAAGGTCATTTTTGAATGGCATAATAGGATTGTCGTATCCTGTTTTTATTACTTGCTTTTATGGGGTGTTTTTCTGGAGATACCGTTCATTCTCCTTCACGAATAAAAAGCTGGGACTACTGTTGATTGCTTCAATTTGGCTGCTGTCACTCAGCTTTTTCCTGAACTCGAATATGATTTTATATTTGCTGAACATCCTGGTGATTCCAGTGATGGTTCTCATACAACTTGTGCTTGTCACCTATCCCGTTGAGAACCAATGGCATAGATGGCCATTCGTCCAAAAGATCTTTTTGACAGTAGGAACTGCGATTGCCTATGTGTTCAGGTTCATTATGTATGCTCCAAGAATGGCTGTCAGGGGACTTGAAGAAAGAAAGAGTGCGACGATTCGAAAAGTGTTTATCGGCGTGGCTATTTCATTCCCGCTTTTGTTTGTCATCGTCAACCTGCTTGTTTCTGCTGACCAGCAGTTTGGAAACCTCTTAGGTACAATTCCGCGCTGGCTTTTGGCGTTGAAGATAGAAGAAGAGGTCTTGCGAACAATCGCAATCACCATTTATACGTTGGTGATCTTTGGATTATTGCAGGTGCTAAGAACCAGGCAGACTCTTCCTGCTGAACCGCAAACGCAAAATGAAAAAATGGCATGGGATAGCGTGATCAGTCTAACAGTGCTGACTTTATTAAATATTGTTTACCTGCTATTCGTGGTAGTCCAGTTCCAATATTTCTTCAGTGAAACATTGAAAGAAGGATATACGTATGCTGAATTTGCGCGCAGAGGATTCTTTGAACTGCTTTTTGTCACTTTGCTGAATTTACTGATCATCTCAACAATTGTTACTTATGTTGAAAAAAGTGCTAAATTTTTGACGCTGGTTATTCGCGGCCTTCTTTCACTACTCGTTTTTTTCAGCGGAGTCATGCTATATTCAGCTTTTATCCGTCTGTTCATGTATGAAGAGGCGTACGGATTTACCTTTGCCAGGGTGCTGGCCCATTCCTTCATGATCTTCCTGCTTGTGATATTATGCTACTCCTTGATGAGGATATGGATGGATAGGCTTTCGCTTGTACGCTTTTATATTATATCCGCTATCATTTTCTATACTTTGGTCAACACAATCCAACTTGACCGATTTGTCGTCGAACGCAATTTGGAGCGTTACTCAGAAACCGGAAAAATAGATATTCACTATCTGAATTCGTTGTCCTATGAAGGAGTGGAGGGGCTGATGGAGCTTTATGAAATTAATCCGGAGCACCCAGGCCTTTCAGATTTGTTGCTGCAAAGGAAGCAAGATCTGCAGTATTCAGAAGAAAGCTGGAATTCAATAAATATGTCCAGAGGAAGCGCTGAAAAAGCGTTGAGGGACCTAGAGCTGAAGTAACGATGAAATGTGGCAGAAATGCAAACAAATAACCTTTTTGTTACCAGTTTTGTAACATATCGATGTGGTTAATGATGATAAAATAACCTTAAGCCAAATAAAGGGGAGCCATGCAATATGGAAGGATTATCTGAAATCATTCATCTCTTAAAAGGTATCGAGAGTTCCATTGACTCATTGAATAAAAGAACCGAAAATATAGAAAAAAGGCTCGACCGTCTTGAGAAAGTCGATAGTATTGAACATCGCGTAACATCAAACCAGATCGATATTACAGATATTAAAGACGCACTTGAAAGAATGGAAGAAGCTCAAAGCGCGAAAATCGAAAACATGTTAAAAGATATAATAAGCAAGGCAGAAATGAAAAATAATTCAGAATTCAACACGATCCACAAACGCCTGGATTCACATTTGCTAAAACTGGGCAGAGTTGAGGAAGAAATCCTGATGGTCCAGCAGGAAAAATAGTTTATTGGGAGATTGCGATATAGCAGTCTCTTTTTTTATACCTAAATATCAAATCATCCACAAAAATTTCATAATCTCACAATCCCTTTTATCATCAGGGTCTGACGCTTTTCAGAATCGAATTTGTTCAGTCGTTCACAAAATATTACACTTTGCGGGACTAAGACGAAGTATTCGAGAGTTATCATTAAGGTGTAATCATACATTGCCTTTATTAGGCAGATTAATAGAGTTTATTTTACTTCGAGGTGAGTATTTTGAGATACGATTTAGTTCTTCTCCATGCGCCAAGTGTATACGATTTCCGGAAAAATGCGCTGTTGGCTGGTCCAATCAGTGACGTCGTTCCATCCTCTCCAGTATTCGAAATGTATCCTATTGGCCTGACGAGCATTGCGGAATATTTAGAACGCCAGGGTTTGCGCGTTAAAATCATCAACATCGCGAATCGAATGCTGATGGATGAAAATTTTGATGTGGAAAAGAAGTTGAAAAAGATCAAGACACGGGCTTTTGGTATTGACCTTCACTGGCTCCCGCACGCTCATGGAAGTATTGAACTGGCGAAAATTGTGAAAAATCTTCATCCTGAAACTCCTATGGTTTTTGGCGGTTTATCAGCAACTTATTACCATAAAGAGCTAATTGAATATCCATTTATTGACTATGTTATGCGGGGCGATTCAACTGAAAAATTAATGCTCCTTTTGATCAACAATTTGAAAAATGGAACTCATCATCTGGGTGGGATCCCAAACCTTACTTGGAAGGACGGGGACACTCCAGTATACAACCCGCTAAGCCATGTTCCTGACAGCCTGGATGAATTTGATATTCCCGGTTACCGTTATACAATCAAGTCAGTCTTCAAATATAAAAACTTCCTGGATCCACTGCCATACAACGGCTGGCTTCAATACCCTAATACGGCGATCCTCACGGCAAAGGGATGTACCCAGGGATGCTTGATTTGCGGAGGCTCGAAACAATCGTACAAGGATAACTGTAACC
This window of the Mesobacillus jeotgali genome carries:
- a CDS encoding PadR family transcriptional regulator codes for the protein MFNRELLKGSTSLVLLQLLNERDMYGYELVKELDKRSDHSLQVKEGTLYPALHKLEKQEYIEFYWQEQEKGPARKYYRITEEGREVLIEKTEEWQQFVNVMNKVIRRTKNDPVKD
- a CDS encoding HAAS signaling domain-containing protein, which gives rise to MIQLKTDFLNELGRHLGKHNDKEQILAEYDNHISEMLEEFNDSEREESDIIIEFYARLGTPEEIADSWREELSATPMKTQWIFILANLIFFAGGTILTLVHNLFDFPFIDMAWKSLTSIPAVIILLYLFFWALLGYEIGKGFGHKGRRLMKKTFILSILPNVILMNLTLFRLIPHDWFQPLLSPIFIIICILFTALLYPICWIGYRWGKKASI
- the sugE gene encoding quaternary ammonium compound efflux SMR transporter SugE; the encoded protein is MAWFYLVIAGIFEIVWAIGLKYTEGFTKAVPSLVTLAGMAISFYFLSMAVKTLPIGTAYAIWTGIGAAGAVILGIVLFGEPRNLLRLMFVAFILVGIIGLKATSGNN
- a CDS encoding DUF4153 domain-containing protein, producing the protein MDYKLKKEDWIFFLICIALGILAERSFLNGIIGLSYPVFITCFYGVFFWRYRSFSFTNKKLGLLLIASIWLLSLSFFLNSNMILYLLNILVIPVMVLIQLVLVTYPVENQWHRWPFVQKIFLTVGTAIAYVFRFIMYAPRMAVRGLEERKSATIRKVFIGVAISFPLLFVIVNLLVSADQQFGNLLGTIPRWLLALKIEEEVLRTIAITIYTLVIFGLLQVLRTRQTLPAEPQTQNEKMAWDSVISLTVLTLLNIVYLLFVVVQFQYFFSETLKEGYTYAEFARRGFFELLFVTLLNLLIISTIVTYVEKSAKFLTLVIRGLLSLLVFFSGVMLYSAFIRLFMYEEAYGFTFARVLAHSFMIFLLVILCYSLMRIWMDRLSLVRFYIISAIIFYTLVNTIQLDRFVVERNLERYSETGKIDIHYLNSLSYEGVEGLMELYEINPEHPGLSDLLLQRKQDLQYSEESWNSINMSRGSAEKALRDLELK